ACAGTGCTACCTTTTACATTGTGTGCCTTCAGACTTATCACGTTTCCTTCAGTTGTGTATTCTCCCACTTTTATCCGAGACATTGTATCTTCTTTGATTACCCTATAAAAGATAGTATTACTTACCTTTAGGCAAGGCACTTTGGGAAAGCTTACCTGTGTATAGCGCGCCATTATGTATAGGTTTTCGTATCCGACCACAGGTTTTTTAAAGAGGTAAGCCCAGCTCTTTATAAAGGTTATACCTATGCGAACGGAAGTGATGTATCCTACACCTATGGAAACAGCGTAAGCATGGTAATCTTGAGGCTTTATATAATAGTCAGAAAGCACCTTAGGTAGATTTTCAAGGGTCTTCTTTGAGTTGTCTAAATAACACAGGAAAGTTAGCTTTCCATCCTCTATAACGGAAAAGTTCAGGAAAGAGAAGGATGTATCAAGGGAAAATATACGCATCGTACAATATTTTAATTGGTTTTGCCTTATAATAAGACAGATGATCAGGATAATTGAGCCTAAGTTTTCAGAAGAGGAGAAAAGCGCACTTATCAGTATACTTGAGAGCAGGCAGATAACGAGAGGTGAATGGACAAGAAAGTTTGAAGAAGATTTTGCACGATACCTAAGCGTTAAATATGCTTTCAGCGTATGTTCAGGCACGGTTGCCCTCTTTATAGCTTTAAAGGCTATGGGGATTGAAGGTAAAAGGGTTGTTATACCCGCCATGAGCTTTATGGCAACGGTGGATGCTGTACTTCTGGCTGGTGGTATTCCGGTTGTCGTGGACGTGGATGATTATTATACTATGGACATTTCTCAACTTGAGGATGCGATAAAGAGATATAAACCTGTTGCAGTCATTCCAGTGCATCTTTACGGGCAAACAGCCAATATGCAGGATATTATGTATCTTTCTGAAAAGCATGGTCTTATCGTTCTTGAAGATGCCGCACAGGCTCACGGAGCAAGTTTTAAAGGTAAAAAGGCGGGAGCGTGGGGACAGCTTTCGGCTTTTAGCTTTTATGCATCAAAAAACGTCCCTATGGGGGAGGGTGGAATTATAGCTACGAATGATGAAAAACTGGCAAAGGAGGTAAAAAAGTGGATAGATTTTGGAGATCATCCCGCCTTCAATGTAAGGATAACCGAGTTTCAGGCGGCAATAGGACACATACAACTCAAGCACCTTGAGGAGAGAAACGAAAGAAGAAGGAAGATAGCTCAAAAATACACACAGCACTTTAACACCTCTTTAATCACGCCTGCGGAGAGAGATGGTGCTCATCATGTGTATCACCTTTATACCCTCAGACATCACGAAAGAGACAGAATAATAAAGCATCTTAAAGAAAGGGGTATAGATGCGAGAGTTTATTATACTTACCTACTTAATGAGATACGAAATGTGGAAAGTCTCCCACTTGAGAAGGCTTCCTTGTTCAAAAATGAAGTTTTTTCTATACCCGTACATCCTTACTTGACGGATGAGGAAGTAAGTTACATAATACAGAGCGTGCTATCAGCAGTTGAAACCGTTGCTGAAAGGATTTGATATGCGTTTGAGTCCTACAAATGTACCGCTGACGGTCAAGAGTTTTGACAAACAGAGTTGCGGGCTATGTGCAGGATGCGGATGTTCCTGTGGATACATACTCTATACCAAGAGGGGCCGTATTGTAGATCTTTACGGGCATCCCGCTGATCCTAACGGAGTGGGAAGCCTATGTACGAAGGGTATAACTTATATACAAGCTTTAGACACAAATCCACTACGGCTAAAGGGAGCTTATCTAAAAGAGGGTGAGAGTTACAGAGAGATACCCATTGAGGAGGCTCTGATTGTAGCAAAAGAAAAGCTAACTGGAAAAAGGTTAGCCTTCCTGCTTGACAGGTCAGCCGGACTGGAAGAGTATATACTTGCGAGTAAAATAACGGATCTTGTCTTTAGCGATGCTCCTTATGTGCCTTTTAGAGCTTCAAGTTTGAGACCTCAGGATTGGAAAGATAGAAGGTTCATATTATCTATTGAAGCTGATCCCGTATTTTCTGAAGTTATGTCCACAAGGTGGATAGTGGACGCTGTAGAAAAGGGGTCTTACCTGTACGTTATGTCTTCAAAGTTCGGTACAGTTTGTGCAAAAGCAAAAGAATCTCATCTTCTGTCACCTTATGATATAGTGCATTTACTTGAGGGAACACTTGATGTTGAGTCAAATGATCCACACGCTCGCTCGCTGAAGAGGAATTTACAACTTATAAAACCTTCCCTTGTGCTTATAGGTTCCTGTATGATTGCTTCACCTTTCAAAAATAAGATTCTGAAATTTTTAAAGGAAGCGAGAACCAAGTTTAGGATAGATTATGCCCTTGTAGGTGACATTATGCCCTTCCCATCAAAAGGTATAAAAGAGTTGTGCGATGCACTTGATGAGTTTGATAGCCTCGTGGTTTTTGGAAACGCCCTGAGATTCTTAAAAGATGATCATCTTGAGAAGCTAAAAAATAAGTTCGTTCTTCATTTTACGCTCTTTCCAAACCTTACAGCTCATTACGCCCATCTTGTTTTACCTACCCAAAACTTTACAGAAAGGGATTTTATAAACTACAGACACGGCTTTGGCTTTTTAACATACAGCCCCAAAACTTTAAGTAGAGATGGTTACGTAAATCCCTACGAGTTTCTCTCCGAAGTTTTCAAGGTGG
The genomic region above belongs to Hydrogenobacter sp. and contains:
- a CDS encoding DegT/DnrJ/EryC1/StrS family aminotransferase, coding for MIRIIEPKFSEEEKSALISILESRQITRGEWTRKFEEDFARYLSVKYAFSVCSGTVALFIALKAMGIEGKRVVIPAMSFMATVDAVLLAGGIPVVVDVDDYYTMDISQLEDAIKRYKPVAVIPVHLYGQTANMQDIMYLSEKHGLIVLEDAAQAHGASFKGKKAGAWGQLSAFSFYASKNVPMGEGGIIATNDEKLAKEVKKWIDFGDHPAFNVRITEFQAAIGHIQLKHLEERNERRRKIAQKYTQHFNTSLITPAERDGAHHVYHLYTLRHHERDRIIKHLKERGIDARVYYTYLLNEIRNVESLPLEKASLFKNEVFSIPVHPYLTDEEVSYIIQSVLSAVETVAERI
- a CDS encoding dehydrogenase, which produces MRLSPTNVPLTVKSFDKQSCGLCAGCGCSCGYILYTKRGRIVDLYGHPADPNGVGSLCTKGITYIQALDTNPLRLKGAYLKEGESYREIPIEEALIVAKEKLTGKRLAFLLDRSAGLEEYILASKITDLVFSDAPYVPFRASSLRPQDWKDRRFILSIEADPVFSEVMSTRWIVDAVEKGSYLYVMSSKFGTVCAKAKESHLLSPYDIVHLLEGTLDVESNDPHARSLKRNLQLIKPSLVLIGSCMIASPFKNKILKFLKEARTKFRIDYALVGDIMPFPSKGIKELCDALDEFDSLVVFGNALRFLKDDHLEKLKNKFVLHFTLFPNLTAHYAHLVLPTQNFTERDFINYRHGFGFLTYSPKTLSRDGYVNPYEFLSEVFKVDVNVGEFLKSYGVDYEELKREGIQDLKLPTVENLPLSYEDEAFKNGIYIYTDSGLVEELGHWHTWTHDMEKYQVAYINEKTAKELGLKGSLPINGCEFRLNVTPNVAEHVIFISSSYEEYQPFDPGVSVGRFLKQPYYRFEVLE
- a CDS encoding tRNA threonylcarbamoyladenosine biosynthesis protein TsaB gives rise to the protein MRIFSLDTSFSFLNFSVIEDGKLTFLCYLDNSKKTLENLPKVLSDYYIKPQDYHAYAVSIGVGYITSVRIGITFIKSWAYLFKKPVVGYENLYIMARYTQVSFPKVPCLKVSNTIFYRVIKEDTMSRIKVGEYTTEGNVISLKAHNVKGSTVILEFFPFSAYGGLYAYEKLSSGFSGDDPLFLEPIYVVKE